The proteins below come from a single Xiphophorus couchianus chromosome 20, X_couchianus-1.0, whole genome shotgun sequence genomic window:
- the twf2b gene encoding twinfilin-2b isoform X1, protein MSHQTGIIATAELKQFLAQARRGSIRIMKIIISNEELVLDSFREPVQSWDQDYDQFVLPLLTPQEPCYILYRLDSQNAQGYEWTFIAWSPDQSPVRQKMMYAATRATLKKEFGGGHIRDEMFGTVEDDLCFQGYMRHRSSCSSPAPLTSAEQELQRIKITEDKVVWDERRRIGTPTARARVTMEFGLDKRAQTLQGLAFPLQEDAKRALQQLKHKRINYIQLRLDVERETIELVHTKPTETHELPFRIPTDSPRYHFFVFKHSHQDQLHEALVFIYSMPGYTCSIKERMLYSSCKNRLLDEVERDYQLEVTKKMEIDSGDSLTEDFLYEEVHPMEHTLKQAFAKPRGPGGKRGNKRLIKETGENGEEN, encoded by the exons ATGTCCCACCAAACTGGGATTATCG CTACAGCCGAGCTCAAACAGTTCTTGGCTCAAGCGAGAAGAGGTTCCATCAGAATAATGAAGATCATAATCAGCAATG AGGAGCTGGTGTTGGATTCGTTCAGAGAGCCGGTGCAGAGCTGGGACCAAGACTACGATCAGTTTGTGCTTCCTCTTCTCACGCCTCAGGAGCCCTGCTACATTCTTTACCGCCTGGATTCCCAGAATGCACAGGGATACGAGTGGACATTCATCGCATGGTCACCTGACCAGTCACCA GTGAGGCAGAAGATGATGTACGCTGCGACCCGTGCCACACTGAAGAAAGAGTTTGGAGGAGGTCACATCAGAGACGAAATGTTTGGCACAGTCgag GACGATCTGTGCTTTCAGGGATACATGCGCCACcgttcctcctgctcctctccaGCTCCTCTAACATCGGCCGAGCAGGAACTACAACGAATCAAAATCACAGAG GATAAAGTTGTCTGG GATGAACGGAGAAGAATTGGAACCCCAACGGCGCGAGCGAGG gtCACAATGGAGTTTGGTTTAGACAAGAGAGCACAGACTCTTCAGGGTCTTGCGTTCCCTTTACAGGAAGATGCCAAACGAGCTCTGCAGCAGCTCAAGCACAAACGCATCAACTACATCCAGCTG AGGCTGGATGTAGAAAGAGAGACGATCGAGCTGGTTCACACCAAACCCACAGAAACCCACGAGCTTCCCTTCAGGATCCCCACAGACTCCCCACGATATCACTTCTTCGTCTTCAAACATTCCCATCAAGACCAGCTGCATGAGGCGCTGG TGTTCATATACTCGATGCCTGGCTACACCTGTAGTATCAAGGAGCGGATGCTGTACTCCAGCTGTAAGAACCGGTTACTGGACGAGGTGGAGCGAGACTACCAGCTGGAAGTCACCAAGAAG atgGAAATAGATAGCGGCGACAGTCTGACAGAAGACTTCCTGTACGAGGAGGTGCACCCAATGGAGCACACCCTGAAGCAGGCCTTCGCTAAGCCCCGAGGCCCAGGAGGGAAGAGGGGCAACAAGCGCCTCATCAAGGAGACAGGAGAGAACGGGGAGGAAAATTAG
- the twf2b gene encoding twinfilin-2b isoform X2 translates to MSHQTGIIATAELKQFLAQARRGSIRIMKIIISNEELVLDSFREPVQSWDQDYDQFVLPLLTPQEPCYILYRLDSQNAQGYEWTFIAWSPDQSPVRQKMMYAATRATLKKEFGGGHIRDEMFGTVEDDLCFQGYMRHRSSCSSPAPLTSAEQELQRIKITEDERRRIGTPTARARVTMEFGLDKRAQTLQGLAFPLQEDAKRALQQLKHKRINYIQLRLDVERETIELVHTKPTETHELPFRIPTDSPRYHFFVFKHSHQDQLHEALVFIYSMPGYTCSIKERMLYSSCKNRLLDEVERDYQLEVTKKMEIDSGDSLTEDFLYEEVHPMEHTLKQAFAKPRGPGGKRGNKRLIKETGENGEEN, encoded by the exons ATGTCCCACCAAACTGGGATTATCG CTACAGCCGAGCTCAAACAGTTCTTGGCTCAAGCGAGAAGAGGTTCCATCAGAATAATGAAGATCATAATCAGCAATG AGGAGCTGGTGTTGGATTCGTTCAGAGAGCCGGTGCAGAGCTGGGACCAAGACTACGATCAGTTTGTGCTTCCTCTTCTCACGCCTCAGGAGCCCTGCTACATTCTTTACCGCCTGGATTCCCAGAATGCACAGGGATACGAGTGGACATTCATCGCATGGTCACCTGACCAGTCACCA GTGAGGCAGAAGATGATGTACGCTGCGACCCGTGCCACACTGAAGAAAGAGTTTGGAGGAGGTCACATCAGAGACGAAATGTTTGGCACAGTCgag GACGATCTGTGCTTTCAGGGATACATGCGCCACcgttcctcctgctcctctccaGCTCCTCTAACATCGGCCGAGCAGGAACTACAACGAATCAAAATCACAGAG GATGAACGGAGAAGAATTGGAACCCCAACGGCGCGAGCGAGG gtCACAATGGAGTTTGGTTTAGACAAGAGAGCACAGACTCTTCAGGGTCTTGCGTTCCCTTTACAGGAAGATGCCAAACGAGCTCTGCAGCAGCTCAAGCACAAACGCATCAACTACATCCAGCTG AGGCTGGATGTAGAAAGAGAGACGATCGAGCTGGTTCACACCAAACCCACAGAAACCCACGAGCTTCCCTTCAGGATCCCCACAGACTCCCCACGATATCACTTCTTCGTCTTCAAACATTCCCATCAAGACCAGCTGCATGAGGCGCTGG TGTTCATATACTCGATGCCTGGCTACACCTGTAGTATCAAGGAGCGGATGCTGTACTCCAGCTGTAAGAACCGGTTACTGGACGAGGTGGAGCGAGACTACCAGCTGGAAGTCACCAAGAAG atgGAAATAGATAGCGGCGACAGTCTGACAGAAGACTTCCTGTACGAGGAGGTGCACCCAATGGAGCACACCCTGAAGCAGGCCTTCGCTAAGCCCCGAGGCCCAGGAGGGAAGAGGGGCAACAAGCGCCTCATCAAGGAGACAGGAGAGAACGGGGAGGAAAATTAG
- the twf2b gene encoding twinfilin-2b isoform X4 has protein sequence MKITDSLLRSFKVARTYRLNSEKVNCVDYSSNGEHAVSSSDDDSIVLYDIQEGKPFSTLYSKKYGVDLIRFTQREVQTVVFSSNKLDDTIRYLSLTDNKFIRYFPGHTARVTALSMSPVDETFISSSLDKTIRIWDLRSPNCQGLTDPLGKPVCSFDPDGLVFAAGVESQAIKLYDIRAFDKGPFACFEARLNRVCDWTGLKFSDDGKLILICTNGGAVRILNAFSGSVLHTFSGYNNNKGIALEACFTPDSQFVMIGSEDGRVHVWSTESGMKVAVLDGKHPGPINTLQFNPRYMTFASACTNTLVLDSFREPVQSWDQDYDQFVLPLLTPQEPCYILYRLDSQNAQGYEWTFIAWSPDQSPVRQKMMYAATRATLKKEFGGGHIRDEMFGTVEDDLCFQGYMRHRSSCSSPAPLTSAEQELQRIKITEDKVVWDERRRIGTPTARARVTMEFGLDKRAQTLQGLAFPLQEDAKRALQQLKHKRINYIQLRLDVERETIELVHTKPTETHELPFRIPTDSPRYHFFVFKHSHQDQLHEALVFIYSMPGYTCSIKERMLYSSCKNRLLDEVERDYQLEVTKKMEIDSGDSLTEDFLYEEVHPMEHTLKQAFAKPRGPGGKRGNKRLIKETGENGEEN, from the exons ATGAAGATCACGGACAGCCTGCTGAGGAGTTTTAAAGTTGCCAGGACGTATCGACTGAATTCAGAGAAAGTTAACTGTGTGGACTACAGCTCAAATGGAGAACATGCCGTTTCAAGCAGCGACGACGACTCTATTGTTTTATATGACATCCAGGAGGGAAA ACCGTTCAGTACCCTGTACAGCAAGAAGTACGGAGTAGATCTGATCCGCTTCACGCAGAGGGAGGTCCAGACTGTGGTCTTCAGCTCCAACAAGCTGGACG ATACAATTAGATATCTGTCGCTCACTGACAACAAGTTTATCCGGTATTTCCCTGGTCACACTGCAAG GGTAACGGCACTCTCCATGTCTCCGGTGGACGAGACGTTCATTTCCAGTTCGTTGGATAAGACGATCCGCATCTGGGATCTGCGTTCTCCCAACTGTCAA GGTTTGACCGATCCTTTGGGGAAACCTGTCTGTTCATTTGACCCGGATGGGCTGGTTTTTGCAGCTGGAGTGGAGTCACAGGCCATCAAACTGTACGACATTCGTGCTTTTGACAAG GGTCCCTTTGCGTGCTTTGAGGCCAGATTAAATCGCGTCTGTGACTGGACTGGACTGAAATTCAGTGACGATGGGAAGCTCATTCTCATTTGCACCAATGGAGGCGCCGTTCGCATCCTGAATGCCTTCAGTGGTTCGGTGCTGCACACTTTTTCA GGTTACAACAATAACAAAGGCATCGCCCTGGAGGCCTGCTTCACCCCAGACTCACAATTTGTCATGATTG GTTCAGAGGACGGAAGAGTTCACGTTTGGAGCACTGAAAGTGGGATGAAGGTGGCCGTGTTGGACGGCAAACATCCAGGCCCTATCAACACTCTGCAGTTTAACCCCAGATATATGACGTTTGCCAGCGCCTGCACAAACACG CTGGTGTTGGATTCGTTCAGAGAGCCGGTGCAGAGCTGGGACCAAGACTACGATCAGTTTGTGCTTCCTCTTCTCACGCCTCAGGAGCCCTGCTACATTCTTTACCGCCTGGATTCCCAGAATGCACAGGGATACGAGTGGACATTCATCGCATGGTCACCTGACCAGTCACCA GTGAGGCAGAAGATGATGTACGCTGCGACCCGTGCCACACTGAAGAAAGAGTTTGGAGGAGGTCACATCAGAGACGAAATGTTTGGCACAGTCgag GACGATCTGTGCTTTCAGGGATACATGCGCCACcgttcctcctgctcctctccaGCTCCTCTAACATCGGCCGAGCAGGAACTACAACGAATCAAAATCACAGAG GATAAAGTTGTCTGG GATGAACGGAGAAGAATTGGAACCCCAACGGCGCGAGCGAGG gtCACAATGGAGTTTGGTTTAGACAAGAGAGCACAGACTCTTCAGGGTCTTGCGTTCCCTTTACAGGAAGATGCCAAACGAGCTCTGCAGCAGCTCAAGCACAAACGCATCAACTACATCCAGCTG AGGCTGGATGTAGAAAGAGAGACGATCGAGCTGGTTCACACCAAACCCACAGAAACCCACGAGCTTCCCTTCAGGATCCCCACAGACTCCCCACGATATCACTTCTTCGTCTTCAAACATTCCCATCAAGACCAGCTGCATGAGGCGCTGG TGTTCATATACTCGATGCCTGGCTACACCTGTAGTATCAAGGAGCGGATGCTGTACTCCAGCTGTAAGAACCGGTTACTGGACGAGGTGGAGCGAGACTACCAGCTGGAAGTCACCAAGAAG atgGAAATAGATAGCGGCGACAGTCTGACAGAAGACTTCCTGTACGAGGAGGTGCACCCAATGGAGCACACCCTGAAGCAGGCCTTCGCTAAGCCCCGAGGCCCAGGAGGGAAGAGGGGCAACAAGCGCCTCATCAAGGAGACAGGAGAGAACGGGGAGGAAAATTAG
- the twf2b gene encoding twinfilin-2b isoform X3, protein MKITDSLLRSFKVARTYRLNSEKVNCVDYSSNGEHAVSSSDDDSIVLYDIQEGKPFSTLYSKKYGVDLIRFTQREVQTVVFSSNKLDDTIRYLSLTDNKFIRYFPGHTARVTALSMSPVDETFISSSLDKTIRIWDLRSPNCQGLTDPLGKPVCSFDPDGLVFAAGVESQAIKLYDIRAFDKGPFACFEARLNRVCDWTGLKFSDDGKLILICTNGGAVRILNAFSGSVLHTFSGYNNNKGIALEACFTPDSQFVMIGSEDGRVHVWSTESGMKVAVLDGKHPGPINTLQFNPRYMTFASACTNTSLWLPCIDDL, encoded by the exons ATGAAGATCACGGACAGCCTGCTGAGGAGTTTTAAAGTTGCCAGGACGTATCGACTGAATTCAGAGAAAGTTAACTGTGTGGACTACAGCTCAAATGGAGAACATGCCGTTTCAAGCAGCGACGACGACTCTATTGTTTTATATGACATCCAGGAGGGAAA ACCGTTCAGTACCCTGTACAGCAAGAAGTACGGAGTAGATCTGATCCGCTTCACGCAGAGGGAGGTCCAGACTGTGGTCTTCAGCTCCAACAAGCTGGACG ATACAATTAGATATCTGTCGCTCACTGACAACAAGTTTATCCGGTATTTCCCTGGTCACACTGCAAG GGTAACGGCACTCTCCATGTCTCCGGTGGACGAGACGTTCATTTCCAGTTCGTTGGATAAGACGATCCGCATCTGGGATCTGCGTTCTCCCAACTGTCAA GGTTTGACCGATCCTTTGGGGAAACCTGTCTGTTCATTTGACCCGGATGGGCTGGTTTTTGCAGCTGGAGTGGAGTCACAGGCCATCAAACTGTACGACATTCGTGCTTTTGACAAG GGTCCCTTTGCGTGCTTTGAGGCCAGATTAAATCGCGTCTGTGACTGGACTGGACTGAAATTCAGTGACGATGGGAAGCTCATTCTCATTTGCACCAATGGAGGCGCCGTTCGCATCCTGAATGCCTTCAGTGGTTCGGTGCTGCACACTTTTTCA GGTTACAACAATAACAAAGGCATCGCCCTGGAGGCCTGCTTCACCCCAGACTCACAATTTGTCATGATTG GTTCAGAGGACGGAAGAGTTCACGTTTGGAGCACTGAAAGTGGGATGAAGGTGGCCGTGTTGGACGGCAAACATCCAGGCCCTATCAACACTCTGCAGTTTAACCCCAGATATATGACGTTTGCCAGCGCCTGCACAAACACG TCTCTTTGGCTCCCGTGCATTGATGACTTATAG